A stretch of Henckelia pumila isolate YLH828 chromosome 4, ASM3356847v2, whole genome shotgun sequence DNA encodes these proteins:
- the LOC140859940 gene encoding COBRA-like protein 4 isoform X1 has translation MRLLIVALLFGLLFSYIDAYDPLDPNGNITIKWDVMSWTSDGYVAAVTVNNFQMYRHIMSPGWTIGWTWAKKEVIWDMKGAQATEQGDCSKFKGNIPHCCKRTPTAVDLLPAAPYNQQFSNCCKGGVLAAWGQDPQAAVSAFQVSVGQAGTSNKTVKLPKNFTLLGPLPGYTCGPAKNVPPTTFLTPDRRRKTQALMTWNVTCTYSQFLARKHPSCCVSFSSFYNETITSCPSCACGCENKNKCVKSDSKLLSVVGINTPRKDNTPLLQCTHHMCPIRVHWHVKANYKDYWRAKVAITNFNYRMNYTQWTLVVQHPNLNNVTQVFSFDYKPLVPYGSINDTGMFYGMKFFNELLMEAGPFGNVQSEVLLQKDKESFTLKQGWGFPRKVYFNGDECTLPPPDSYPFLPNSDDSKHVFFPKFVVSCVVLYLMVFWW, from the exons ATGAGACTCCTTATCGTAGCTCTGCTCTTTGGTTTGCTGTTTTCTTACATAG ATGCCTATGATCCTTTGGATCCAAATGGGAACATAACAATCAAATGGGATGTAATGTCTTGGACATCAGATGGCTATGTG GCCGCCGTAACGGTGAACAATTTCCAAATGTATCGGCACATTATGAGCCCTGGGTGGACCATTGGGTGGACTTGGGCAAAGAAAGAAGTAATATGGGATATGAAGGGTGCACAAGCTACCGAACAAGGGGACTGCTCCAAGTTCAAAGGCAATATCCCTCATTGCTGCAAGAGAACCCCGACCGCCGTAGACTTGCTTCCTGCCGCGCCTTACAACCAGCAATTCAGCAACTGCTGCAAGGGTGGAGTCCTGGCTGCCTGGGGCCAAGATCCACAGGCTGCAGTTTCGGCGTTTCAAGTCAGTGTTGGCCAAGCCGGAACTTCAAACAAGACGGTTAAACTTCCTAAAAACTTCACTCTGCTAGGCCCTTTACCTGGATATACTTGTGGCCCTGCCAAGAATGTGCCTCCGACGACATTTCTCACCCCGGATCGTCGAAGAAAAACTCAGGCCCTCA TGACATGGAATGTAACATGCACGTATTCTCAGTTTCTGGCGCGGAAGCACCCCAGCTGCTGTGTCTCATTCTCGTCTTTCTACAATGAGACAATCACTTCCTGCCCTTCTTGTGCTTGTGGCTgcgaaaacaaaaacaaatgtgTCAA GAGTGATTCGAAACTTCTGAGTGTTGTGGGGATAAACACTCCAAGAAAAGACAACACGCCTCTGCTCCAATGCACGCACCACATGTGCCCGATTCGGGTTCATTGGCACGTTAAGGCCAACTACAAAGACTACTGGCGTGCAAAGGTCGCGATAACTAATTTTAACTACCGGATGAACTACACGCAGTGGACTCTAGTCGTCCAGCACCCGAATCTCAATAACGTCACTCAAGTTTTTAGCTTCGATTACAAGCCCCTTGTCCCCTATGGCTCCATCA ATGATACAGGGATGTTCTATGGCATGAAATTCTTCAATGAGTTGCTGATGGAAGCTGGGCCATTTGGAAATGTGCAGTCAGAAGTACTTCTTCAGAAGGATAAGGAAAGTTTTACCTTGAAGCAGGGGTGGGGGTTTCCCCGGAAAGTGTACTTCAACGGCGACGAGTGCACCTTACCCCCGCCGGATTCTTACCCCTTCTTGCCGAATTCTGATGACTCAAAGCATGTTTTCTTCCCTAAATTTGTAGTTTCTTGTGTAGTTTTGTATCTCATGGTGTTCTGGTGGTGA
- the LOC140859940 gene encoding COBRA-like protein 4 isoform X2, whose amino-acid sequence MISQWRDAYDPLDPNGNITIKWDVMSWTSDGYVAAVTVNNFQMYRHIMSPGWTIGWTWAKKEVIWDMKGAQATEQGDCSKFKGNIPHCCKRTPTAVDLLPAAPYNQQFSNCCKGGVLAAWGQDPQAAVSAFQVSVGQAGTSNKTVKLPKNFTLLGPLPGYTCGPAKNVPPTTFLTPDRRRKTQALMTWNVTCTYSQFLARKHPSCCVSFSSFYNETITSCPSCACGCENKNKCVKSDSKLLSVVGINTPRKDNTPLLQCTHHMCPIRVHWHVKANYKDYWRAKVAITNFNYRMNYTQWTLVVQHPNLNNVTQVFSFDYKPLVPYGSINDTGMFYGMKFFNELLMEAGPFGNVQSEVLLQKDKESFTLKQGWGFPRKVYFNGDECTLPPPDSYPFLPNSDDSKHVFFPKFVVSCVVLYLMVFWW is encoded by the exons ATGCCTATGATCCTTTGGATCCAAATGGGAACATAACAATCAAATGGGATGTAATGTCTTGGACATCAGATGGCTATGTG GCCGCCGTAACGGTGAACAATTTCCAAATGTATCGGCACATTATGAGCCCTGGGTGGACCATTGGGTGGACTTGGGCAAAGAAAGAAGTAATATGGGATATGAAGGGTGCACAAGCTACCGAACAAGGGGACTGCTCCAAGTTCAAAGGCAATATCCCTCATTGCTGCAAGAGAACCCCGACCGCCGTAGACTTGCTTCCTGCCGCGCCTTACAACCAGCAATTCAGCAACTGCTGCAAGGGTGGAGTCCTGGCTGCCTGGGGCCAAGATCCACAGGCTGCAGTTTCGGCGTTTCAAGTCAGTGTTGGCCAAGCCGGAACTTCAAACAAGACGGTTAAACTTCCTAAAAACTTCACTCTGCTAGGCCCTTTACCTGGATATACTTGTGGCCCTGCCAAGAATGTGCCTCCGACGACATTTCTCACCCCGGATCGTCGAAGAAAAACTCAGGCCCTCA TGACATGGAATGTAACATGCACGTATTCTCAGTTTCTGGCGCGGAAGCACCCCAGCTGCTGTGTCTCATTCTCGTCTTTCTACAATGAGACAATCACTTCCTGCCCTTCTTGTGCTTGTGGCTgcgaaaacaaaaacaaatgtgTCAA GAGTGATTCGAAACTTCTGAGTGTTGTGGGGATAAACACTCCAAGAAAAGACAACACGCCTCTGCTCCAATGCACGCACCACATGTGCCCGATTCGGGTTCATTGGCACGTTAAGGCCAACTACAAAGACTACTGGCGTGCAAAGGTCGCGATAACTAATTTTAACTACCGGATGAACTACACGCAGTGGACTCTAGTCGTCCAGCACCCGAATCTCAATAACGTCACTCAAGTTTTTAGCTTCGATTACAAGCCCCTTGTCCCCTATGGCTCCATCA ATGATACAGGGATGTTCTATGGCATGAAATTCTTCAATGAGTTGCTGATGGAAGCTGGGCCATTTGGAAATGTGCAGTCAGAAGTACTTCTTCAGAAGGATAAGGAAAGTTTTACCTTGAAGCAGGGGTGGGGGTTTCCCCGGAAAGTGTACTTCAACGGCGACGAGTGCACCTTACCCCCGCCGGATTCTTACCCCTTCTTGCCGAATTCTGATGACTCAAAGCATGTTTTCTTCCCTAAATTTGTAGTTTCTTGTGTAGTTTTGTATCTCATGGTGTTCTGGTGGTGA